In Primulina huaijiensis isolate GDHJ02 chromosome 6, ASM1229523v2, whole genome shotgun sequence, a single window of DNA contains:
- the LOC140979653 gene encoding uncharacterized protein produces MERYMAESMTPVDDGSEHAVPSPRSVNSMFKSVVGGKKKGRMYGCGSMASTLYPDEMAPGRRGGSSGVSQSSQSQQMADMRQTLDSSLRRNDELYERMQATEAENAMLRDRMVSLEEQVRVLVAGMSQGATAHTSGRTLLGPGTSHRGRSRGASVASSSRTHRLSQSYVPPTQGYEDGDDDDDETQSPEDSFF; encoded by the coding sequence ATGGAGCGCTACATGGCGGAGTCGATGACCCCTGTAGATGATGGATCAGAGCATGCTGTTCCCAGCCCGCGGTCGGTGAACAGCATGTTCAAGAGTGTGGTTGGGGGGAAGAAGAAGGGGAGGATGTACGGGTGTGGGTCGATGGCCAGCACCTTATATCCAGATGAGATGGCTCCGGGTAGACGTGGTGGGTCATCGGGTGTCAGTCAGTCGTCTCAGTCCCAGCAGATGGCAGACATGCGACAGACTCTAGATTCATCGTTACGCCGTAACGATGAACTTTACGAGAGGATGCAGGCAACAGAGGCGGAGAACGCCATGCTGAGAGATCGCATGGTGTCACTAGAAGAGCAGGTCCGAGTCTTAGTTGCAGGCATGTCACAGGGAGCTACTGCGCATACATCAGGCCGCACGCTGCTTGGACCAGGCACTTCTCACAGGGGTCGATCACGTGGCGCATCAGTTGCTTCTTCATCTCGTACCCACAGATTATCACAAAGTTATGTTCCTCCGACGCAGGGGTACGAGGATGGAGATGACGACGATGACGAGACCCAGTCACCTGAGGATagttttttttga